One stretch of Haloterrigena salifodinae DNA includes these proteins:
- a CDS encoding DUF5816 domain-containing protein yields the protein MQSRSTADGTTVYVTETEGDRGSKGPFLVAYESSDADRRYGWFCTNCESFDNAMDSMGRIKCNQCGNFRKPTEWDAAHE from the coding sequence ATGCAATCACGGTCCACTGCGGACGGGACGACCGTCTACGTGACGGAGACCGAGGGCGACCGCGGCTCGAAGGGACCGTTCCTCGTCGCCTACGAGTCTTCCGACGCCGACCGGCGGTACGGCTGGTTCTGTACCAACTGCGAGAGTTTCGACAACGCGATGGATTCGATGGGCCGCATCAAGTGCAACCAGTGTGGCAACTTCCGAAAGCCGACTGAGTGGGACGCCGCACACGAGTAA
- a CDS encoding HesB/IscA family protein: MSTDSMDGGEAETRPEIEVTEDAAEQALSLLEGEGLDDGEAGLRLFVQQGGCAGLSYGMRFDDAPDEDDTIYEHHDLRVFVDPASLKYIEGSVLDYENGLQAEGFHVENPNVVSECGCGESFRT, from the coding sequence ATGAGCACGGACAGCATGGATGGCGGGGAAGCGGAGACGCGTCCCGAGATCGAAGTAACCGAAGACGCGGCCGAGCAGGCACTGTCGCTGCTCGAGGGAGAAGGGCTCGACGACGGCGAAGCCGGGCTGCGCCTGTTCGTCCAGCAGGGCGGGTGTGCGGGACTGTCCTACGGGATGCGCTTCGACGACGCGCCCGACGAGGACGACACGATCTACGAACACCACGACCTGCGGGTGTTCGTTGATCCGGCCAGCCTGAAGTACATCGAGGGCAGCGTCCTCGACTACGAGAACGGCCTGCAGGCCGAGGGGTTCCACGTCGAGAATCCGAACGTCGTCAGCGAGTGCGGCTGCGGCGAATCGTTCCGAACGTAA
- a CDS encoding carbohydrate ABC transporter permease translates to MSDPNAPTDPNDTRGTDDGDRPRDPTLRRPDGGTNVLKEGRDAELDRGPLQQWAADSIQNPERVYRALFYVAAIFFLFTTLFPFYWLLMVALTPEGQLQDIVFTPNGFNPGAFVEVFEVIPFHVYMFNSFVIALASTAVVLVIASLAGYAFGRLEFPGRTPLMLLVLIISFFPPAAFFIPLNDLFNTSFFFLEPITGDGTLYNTPYALVTPLSAIFMPLAIFILTTFYSQIPDGLEDAARVEGTTRLGALFRVIIPLSAPGVATAGVLTFIAVYNEFFFSFLMTDGQPQNWAPILDGILAYQGQYEVLYHLMAAASIIGVIPVAILVVIAQEKIVSGLTAGALKE, encoded by the coding sequence ATGTCCGATCCGAACGCACCCACCGACCCGAACGATACTAGAGGTACCGACGACGGTGACCGACCGAGAGACCCGACGCTCCGCCGACCCGACGGGGGCACGAACGTCCTCAAGGAGGGCCGCGACGCGGAACTCGACCGCGGCCCGCTCCAGCAGTGGGCCGCCGACTCGATCCAGAACCCCGAACGGGTCTACCGGGCGCTGTTCTACGTCGCGGCGATCTTCTTCCTCTTTACGACGCTGTTCCCGTTCTACTGGCTGCTCATGGTCGCGCTGACGCCCGAAGGACAGCTCCAGGACATCGTCTTCACGCCGAACGGGTTCAACCCCGGCGCCTTCGTCGAGGTCTTCGAGGTCATCCCATTCCATGTCTACATGTTCAACAGCTTCGTGATCGCGCTGGCCTCGACGGCCGTCGTCCTCGTCATCGCCAGCCTCGCGGGGTACGCCTTCGGTCGCCTCGAGTTCCCCGGCCGGACGCCGCTCATGCTGCTGGTGTTGATCATTTCGTTCTTCCCGCCGGCGGCGTTCTTCATCCCGCTGAACGACCTCTTTAACACCTCGTTCTTCTTCCTCGAGCCGATCACCGGCGACGGGACCCTCTACAACACGCCCTACGCGCTGGTGACGCCGCTGTCGGCGATCTTCATGCCGCTGGCGATCTTCATTCTGACGACGTTCTACTCACAGATTCCGGACGGGCTCGAGGACGCGGCCCGCGTGGAGGGGACGACCCGACTCGGCGCGCTGTTCCGGGTCATCATCCCGCTGTCGGCTCCCGGCGTCGCGACCGCCGGTGTGCTGACGTTCATCGCCGTCTACAACGAGTTCTTCTTCTCGTTCCTGATGACCGACGGGCAGCCCCAGAACTGGGCGCCGATCCTCGACGGGATCCTCGCCTATCAGGGCCAGTACGAGGTGCTTTACCATCTGATGGCCGCCGCGAGTATCATCGGGGTGATCCCCGTCGCGATTCTCGTGGTTATCGCACAGGAAAAGATCGTCAGCGGGCTCACCGCAGGAGCACTCAAGGAGTAA
- a CDS encoding mechanosensitive ion channel family protein, producing MRGVLQGNESEASEAAKGVRSVLPFDVSQTTVDITLSILVVVAGWYLSKYVVRIAGRTVARRIERPSVTRTVLRGVRLSVLLLSLFVAAGILGVGDTQILLSVTVISAVIAVVLAPLVGSLINGFFVLADRPYEIGDMIEVPDQGHRGFVEDITIRYTKIFTLQNTFIVIPNSAIQERDVINYSAEDERTRISLSFEVTYGSDVEAARRQAERAARAVGTVISGGPDIRIGSARYGAAPLCNIAEFADHGVVLELFFWVKNPYKLNVARSEVQTELRDRFAEIDVEFAYPRRHHVFDETSGVARMSIEERGAERPAPESSVERDPRSEGEGEEGDGTDIGEPADQ from the coding sequence ATGCGCGGGGTGTTACAGGGAAACGAGAGCGAGGCCAGCGAAGCGGCCAAGGGCGTTCGAAGCGTGTTGCCGTTCGACGTTTCGCAGACCACGGTCGACATCACCCTCTCGATTCTCGTAGTCGTCGCCGGCTGGTACCTCTCGAAGTACGTCGTTCGGATCGCCGGACGGACGGTCGCTCGCCGGATCGAACGCCCCAGCGTCACCCGGACCGTCCTTCGCGGCGTCAGACTCTCCGTGTTGTTGTTGTCCCTGTTCGTCGCCGCGGGCATCCTCGGCGTCGGCGACACGCAGATCCTCCTCTCGGTGACCGTCATCTCGGCGGTCATTGCCGTCGTCCTCGCGCCCCTGGTCGGCAGCCTGATCAACGGCTTCTTCGTGCTCGCCGACCGGCCCTACGAAATCGGCGACATGATCGAGGTCCCCGATCAGGGCCACCGCGGGTTCGTCGAGGATATCACCATTCGGTACACCAAGATCTTCACCCTCCAGAATACGTTCATCGTGATCCCGAACTCCGCGATTCAGGAACGGGACGTGATCAACTACTCTGCCGAAGACGAGCGCACGCGGATTTCGCTCTCGTTCGAGGTCACCTACGGGAGCGACGTCGAGGCCGCGCGTCGGCAGGCCGAACGGGCCGCCAGAGCTGTCGGAACGGTCATCTCCGGCGGTCCGGACATCCGGATCGGCAGCGCGCGGTACGGCGCGGCGCCCCTCTGTAACATCGCCGAGTTCGCCGACCACGGCGTCGTCCTCGAACTCTTCTTCTGGGTGAAAAACCCCTACAAGCTGAACGTCGCTCGCTCGGAGGTGCAAACGGAGTTGCGCGACCGGTTTGCCGAGATAGACGTCGAGTTCGCCTACCCGCGACGCCATCACGTCTTCGACGAGACGAGCGGCGTCGCCCGCATGTCCATCGAGGAGCGGGGCGCCGAGCGGCCGGCACCCGAGTCGTCGGTCGAGCGGGACCCGCGGTCCGAGGGCGAGGGCGAAGAGGGCGACGGGACCGACATCGGCGAACCGGCCGATCAGTGA
- the trmB gene encoding HTH-type sugar sensing transcriptional regulator TrmB, with product MAPDELRTTVEGVGERFNLGEYEIDAYLTVLEQGQLTASEIADRTDIPQPRVYDTVRSLSDRGLVELRESRPMKVVAIDPEEAFENVQQSLEEMINELEARYTAPARDTEAVSLVKSRSTILRYLEEVIDAADYELSLSLTPDLLTRFEDELKAAVDAGVSVDLIVTPAGEAPDPSEFDYREIATTARARRGITTPVIAVADGNYSIYATQDALRDDQDRYGVIFNRSALGFLVSGFFGTVLWTTAERTLGEDGSTRTYPRKYATIRRCVKDIMEAGGEFYATIEGRDVDVGGPRVVRGRILDVSFEVSEEVASLTMETEEGEEITVGGRVAALEDVEAHEIHIGRNEPPTLED from the coding sequence ATGGCACCAGACGAGCTCCGCACGACCGTCGAAGGGGTCGGCGAGCGATTCAATCTCGGCGAGTACGAGATCGACGCCTATCTCACCGTTCTCGAGCAAGGACAGCTCACCGCGAGCGAAATCGCGGATCGGACCGACATCCCGCAGCCGCGGGTCTACGACACCGTCCGCAGCCTCAGCGACCGCGGGCTCGTCGAACTCCGGGAATCTCGCCCGATGAAAGTCGTCGCGATCGATCCCGAGGAGGCCTTCGAGAACGTCCAGCAGTCCTTGGAGGAGATGATCAACGAACTCGAGGCCCGATACACCGCGCCCGCCCGCGATACGGAGGCCGTCTCGCTGGTCAAATCGCGCTCGACGATCCTGCGCTACCTCGAGGAGGTCATCGACGCCGCCGACTACGAGCTCTCCCTGTCGCTGACGCCGGACCTGCTGACTCGCTTCGAGGACGAGCTGAAGGCCGCCGTCGACGCCGGCGTCAGCGTCGACCTGATCGTGACGCCGGCCGGCGAGGCGCCCGATCCGTCCGAGTTTGACTACCGCGAGATCGCGACGACCGCCCGCGCGCGACGCGGGATCACGACGCCGGTGATCGCCGTCGCCGACGGCAACTACTCGATCTACGCGACCCAGGACGCCCTGCGCGACGATCAGGACCGCTACGGCGTCATCTTCAACCGCTCGGCGCTCGGCTTTCTCGTCTCCGGCTTCTTCGGGACCGTCCTCTGGACGACCGCCGAACGGACGCTGGGCGAGGACGGCAGCACGCGGACGTATCCGCGCAAGTACGCCACGATCCGCCGCTGCGTGAAGGACATCATGGAGGCTGGCGGCGAGTTCTACGCGACGATCGAGGGTCGAGACGTCGACGTCGGCGGACCGCGCGTCGTCCGCGGGCGCATCCTCGACGTCTCCTTCGAGGTCAGCGAGGAAGTCGCCAGCCTCACCATGGAGACCGAGGAGGGCGAGGAAATCACCGTCGGCGGCCGCGTCGCAGCCCTCGAGGACGTCGAAGCCCACGAGATCCACATCGGCCGCAACGAGCCGCCGACGCTCGAGGACTGA
- a CDS encoding carbohydrate ABC transporter permease has product MATDTDTDGLTGGETGRTKDRERTGNAVINWMEGLSEAAYAYLLLLPAFALLTLVAFYPMIRTFVMSLRADQTRGMDPLGGFVGIENYVDILTGNARLARQFLDVGLTSSFPFIELGTPFFQQALFVTLAFAIISVIMETLIGFGQAYVLDQDFTGRRWVRVAIILPWAVPIVIQGMIFFLMFQPTVGFGSDLMQSIGLFSSTPLANSRDAFIIILVADIWKSSAFMALLILAGLQSVDRSLYDVARVAGASPWQRFKLITLPLVMPALLVAMLFRTMDAMRVFGLIESTAGCTTVPSLTCLVVEAMFGGTRIYATAAAVAFSTALVIGLIIGGYIVLFRDTEGGMY; this is encoded by the coding sequence ATGGCAACTGATACCGATACGGATGGATTGACCGGCGGTGAGACCGGACGGACCAAGGACCGAGAACGGACCGGTAATGCGGTCATCAATTGGATGGAGGGCCTGAGCGAGGCGGCCTACGCGTATCTGTTGTTGCTGCCGGCGTTCGCGTTGTTGACGCTCGTCGCGTTCTATCCGATGATTCGGACGTTCGTGATGTCACTCCGGGCCGACCAGACGCGGGGCATGGACCCGCTCGGCGGATTCGTCGGCATCGAGAACTACGTCGACATCCTCACCGGGAACGCGCGGCTGGCCCGGCAGTTCCTCGACGTGGGGCTGACGTCGTCGTTCCCCTTTATCGAACTCGGTACGCCGTTCTTCCAGCAGGCGCTGTTCGTCACGCTCGCGTTCGCGATCATCAGCGTCATCATGGAGACGCTGATCGGGTTCGGACAGGCCTACGTGCTCGATCAGGACTTCACGGGGCGCCGCTGGGTCCGCGTCGCGATCATCCTCCCGTGGGCGGTGCCGATCGTCATCCAGGGGATGATCTTCTTCCTGATGTTCCAGCCGACGGTCGGGTTCGGCTCCGATCTCATGCAGAGCATCGGGCTCTTCAGCTCGACGCCGCTGGCCAACAGCCGGGACGCGTTCATCATCATCCTCGTGGCGGACATCTGGAAGTCGTCGGCGTTCATGGCCCTGCTGATCCTCGCGGGACTCCAGAGCGTCGACCGGAGTCTGTACGATGTCGCGCGCGTGGCCGGGGCCTCGCCGTGGCAGCGGTTCAAACTGATCACGCTTCCGCTGGTGATGCCGGCGCTGCTGGTCGCGATGCTGTTCCGAACCATGGACGCGATGCGCGTCTTCGGACTGATCGAGTCGACGGCCGGCTGTACGACCGTGCCGTCGCTGACCTGCCTCGTCGTCGAGGCGATGTTCGGCGGCACGCGAATCTACGCGACGGCCGCCGCCGTCGCCTTCTCGACGGCGCTGGTCATCGGCCTGATAATCGGCGGCTACATCGTGCTCTTCCGCGACACCGAAGGAGGGATGTACTGA
- a CDS encoding universal stress protein yields the protein MYDDILIPTDGSETISETLAHGLPIAEHNDATVHSLYVVDSRVTAAATDETGPELEASLEDEGREAVADVADRADRRGLEAVTDVRKGTPSKAILEYADEHGIDLIVIGTRGKSPREKIASLGSVSERVVDNAEIPVFVVRDVGGAD from the coding sequence ATGTACGACGACATCCTCATTCCGACCGACGGGAGCGAGACGATCTCCGAGACGCTAGCCCACGGCCTGCCGATCGCCGAGCACAACGACGCGACGGTCCACTCGCTGTACGTGGTCGACAGCCGCGTCACCGCCGCAGCGACCGACGAGACGGGTCCCGAACTCGAAGCCTCCCTCGAGGACGAGGGTCGCGAAGCCGTCGCCGACGTCGCCGACCGGGCCGACCGACGGGGTCTCGAGGCCGTCACCGACGTCCGGAAGGGGACGCCGTCGAAGGCGATCCTCGAGTACGCCGACGAGCACGGCATCGACCTCATTGTCATCGGGACGCGGGGGAAAAGTCCGCGGGAAAAGATCGCCTCGCTGGGCAGCGTCTCGGAGCGGGTCGTCGACAATGCCGAGATCCCAGTGTTCGTCGTCCGCGATGTGGGCGGCGCCGACTAG
- a CDS encoding metal-dependent hydrolase, which produces MFVGHALLAFAVAALVADWRGWERRPALIVGAVAGAFAAIPDIDVAYALVGLLRWQVADGVLGASTAFWDASRAVHRSATHSLVFGAIAAPAFGLLAVRGRSDRARAARTGALAILAALVAVAFLADGPLTAVVVVLFAASGVLVARSVARRTTLSPSTVTVAALWGLWSHPWGDLVTGSPPDWFFPFDSPVLESRVVLHPDPTLHLLGAFAIELAAIWLAVAVVCRLTDRSILASVDRRAGVGVAYGLAALAVAPPTLDVSYHFVFSILGVGLCCGVVRGGNSMPVRRLRGRQLPRTESTLEVSLTALAAVTVALAAYAAVYLFIAPAG; this is translated from the coding sequence GTGTTCGTCGGTCACGCCCTCCTCGCGTTCGCCGTCGCGGCGCTGGTCGCCGACTGGCGAGGCTGGGAGCGCCGCCCGGCGCTGATCGTCGGGGCCGTCGCCGGGGCGTTCGCCGCGATTCCCGACATCGACGTCGCCTACGCCCTCGTCGGGCTCCTCCGGTGGCAGGTCGCCGACGGCGTCCTCGGCGCGTCGACGGCCTTCTGGGACGCGAGCCGGGCCGTCCACCGCTCGGCTACCCACTCGCTGGTCTTCGGCGCCATCGCCGCGCCGGCGTTCGGACTGCTCGCCGTTCGCGGCCGTTCCGATCGCGCTCGAGCCGCTCGTACTGGCGCGCTCGCAATCCTCGCGGCGCTCGTCGCGGTCGCGTTTCTCGCCGACGGGCCCCTGACTGCGGTCGTCGTGGTCCTGTTCGCGGCGAGCGGCGTGCTCGTCGCCCGCAGCGTCGCTCGACGGACGACGCTCTCGCCGTCGACGGTCACCGTCGCCGCGCTCTGGGGCCTCTGGTCGCACCCGTGGGGAGACCTCGTCACCGGCTCGCCGCCCGACTGGTTCTTCCCCTTCGACTCCCCCGTGCTCGAGTCGCGGGTCGTCCTGCACCCGGACCCGACGCTGCACCTGCTCGGCGCGTTCGCGATCGAACTCGCGGCGATCTGGCTCGCCGTCGCGGTCGTCTGCCGGCTCACCGACCGATCGATCCTCGCGTCCGTCGACCGCCGCGCCGGCGTCGGCGTCGCCTACGGGCTCGCCGCGCTCGCGGTCGCGCCGCCGACCCTCGACGTTTCGTACCACTTCGTCTTCTCGATTCTCGGCGTCGGCCTCTGCTGCGGCGTCGTTCGAGGGGGGAACTCGATGCCCGTCCGCCGGCTACGGGGCCGTCAACTCCCCCGGACGGAGTCGACCCTCGAGGTCTCGCTCACGGCTCTGGCCGCCGTGACTGTCGCGCTCGCGGCGTACGCCGCAGTGTACCTCTTCATCGCTCCGGCCGGGTAG
- a CDS encoding DUF7116 family protein, whose amino-acid sequence MRLVEQARSIFAELGYTVEGNGPTFRAEREWKVVHVNAVLETGELPSESGQFHCFVAEPEDADDLENKLRSQNPDYEWAIIVVDGEDYQVERAPPGPRVSA is encoded by the coding sequence ATGCGACTCGTCGAGCAGGCCAGGTCGATCTTCGCAGAGCTCGGTTACACCGTCGAAGGAAACGGCCCGACGTTCCGCGCCGAACGCGAGTGGAAAGTCGTCCACGTCAACGCCGTCCTCGAGACAGGAGAGTTGCCCTCTGAGTCGGGGCAGTTCCACTGTTTCGTCGCCGAACCCGAGGACGCGGACGACCTCGAGAACAAGCTCCGGAGCCAGAATCCGGACTACGAGTGGGCCATCATCGTCGTCGACGGGGAAGACTATCAGGTCGAACGAGCCCCGCCAGGACCGCGCGTCTCCGCGTAA
- a CDS encoding extracellular solute-binding protein — translation MGRDTAGRDDRGRLGRRLFLKAASASSAAGTIAVAGCLGRGPGSNTVVMTADSGVEGIIHSDGDQPSVQQALWDAGLDEDIRIEIQTVVSDSASRMQTAQSALEAGRAPPDIHMMDSGWTVPFVLRNQTVNLTEELPGETLSYVNENYLDAILETARHPESGDLHGLPLFPDLGFTLYRQDLIEDAGYDTSGWGTEPPRWEEFANAVSDARDQAGLNYGYTTQAAAYEGLSCCTFNEVMTSWGGAYFGGVDNLFTAGDRPITVDEQSVVDAIRMMRSFIEGENQNTLDGYSQICPSPIVQWTEQESLSPFDAGNAVSNRNWSFAIAQTGAEEAFGEDLGVTTSPIGVPEDEAEFEGTGGTAAALGGWNLVVSPFSERKEEALQVLEAFANEEVMLTVFQLGGYLPPNLDLVAEANPDDVGPVARYGEVVQAASDNAIPRPATDLWPEQSALIYQSVNSAYRGANAPQAAMNDLAQELEQSESEVQTNGN, via the coding sequence ATGGGACGTGATACCGCCGGTCGTGACGACCGGGGTCGCCTCGGACGGCGATTGTTCCTGAAGGCCGCATCAGCCTCGTCCGCGGCCGGAACGATCGCTGTTGCCGGCTGTCTCGGGAGGGGTCCCGGATCGAACACAGTGGTGATGACCGCAGATTCGGGTGTCGAGGGGATCATACACAGCGACGGAGACCAACCCTCTGTCCAGCAGGCGCTCTGGGACGCCGGTCTCGACGAGGACATCCGTATCGAGATTCAGACCGTCGTCAGCGACTCCGCATCGCGGATGCAGACGGCGCAATCAGCGCTCGAGGCGGGTCGCGCCCCGCCGGACATTCACATGATGGACAGCGGGTGGACGGTCCCGTTCGTCCTGCGCAATCAGACGGTCAACCTGACCGAAGAGCTTCCCGGGGAGACGCTCTCGTACGTCAACGAGAACTACCTCGACGCGATCCTCGAGACGGCTCGCCATCCCGAGTCCGGAGACCTCCACGGGCTGCCGCTGTTCCCGGACCTCGGGTTTACCCTCTACAGACAGGACCTGATCGAAGACGCCGGCTACGACACCAGTGGCTGGGGGACGGAGCCGCCGCGGTGGGAAGAGTTCGCGAACGCGGTCAGCGACGCGAGGGACCAGGCCGGACTCAACTACGGGTACACGACGCAGGCGGCCGCCTACGAGGGGCTGTCCTGCTGTACGTTCAACGAGGTGATGACGAGCTGGGGCGGGGCGTACTTCGGCGGCGTGGACAACCTCTTCACCGCCGGCGACCGGCCGATCACCGTCGATGAACAGTCGGTCGTCGACGCGATTCGGATGATGCGCTCGTTCATCGAGGGAGAGAATCAGAACACCCTCGACGGGTACTCCCAGATCTGTCCGTCGCCGATCGTCCAGTGGACCGAACAGGAATCGCTCAGCCCGTTCGATGCCGGCAACGCCGTCTCGAACCGGAACTGGTCGTTCGCGATCGCCCAGACCGGCGCGGAGGAGGCCTTCGGCGAGGACCTCGGGGTCACGACGAGTCCGATTGGGGTCCCCGAGGACGAGGCCGAGTTCGAAGGTACCGGCGGCACCGCCGCGGCGCTTGGCGGCTGGAACCTGGTCGTGAGCCCGTTCTCGGAGCGCAAGGAGGAAGCGCTGCAGGTCCTCGAGGCGTTCGCCAACGAGGAGGTCATGCTCACGGTCTTCCAACTCGGCGGATACCTCCCGCCGAATCTCGATCTGGTCGCGGAGGCCAACCCGGACGACGTCGGCCCGGTCGCCCGCTATGGCGAGGTCGTGCAGGCGGCCAGCGACAACGCGATTCCGCGGCCCGCGACCGATCTCTGGCCAGAGCAGTCGGCGCTAATCTATCAGTCGGTCAATTCGGCCTACCGCGGCGCGAATGCGCCCCAGGCGGCGATGAACGACCTCGCGCAAGAACTCGAACAGAGCGAATCGGAGGTGCAAACGAATGGCAACTGA
- a CDS encoding pyridoxal-phosphate-dependent aminotransferase family protein, producing the protein MAQTPLNESARAPSVGELTPPDRTLMGPGPSDVNPRVLRAMSTPLVGHLDPSFVEIMDEVQELLRYTFRTDNQWTIPISGTGSAAMEAAIGNVVEPGDTMLVPTNGYFGGRMASMARRAGGEVVEVDAPWGKPLDPDDVADALAEHDPDVFGFVHAETSTGVVQPDVPELTAAAHDHDALVIADTVTSLGGVELRVDEWDIDVAYSGPQKCLSCPPGASPLTLSDEAMDKVLARDEEPRSWYLDLSLLEGYWGDERSYHHTAPVTNVYALREALRLVAEEGIEERWARHERLAGALKAGVEGMGLEMNAPDEYWLPSLNAVRVPDGIDDGAVCDALLEQYDLEIASGLGDLDGEIFRIGCMGHSARPENVIYVVTALGDVLESMGADVDPGAGVSATRDAL; encoded by the coding sequence ATGGCTCAGACTCCGTTGAACGAGTCGGCTCGCGCGCCGTCGGTCGGCGAACTCACCCCACCGGATCGCACGCTGATGGGTCCCGGACCGAGCGACGTGAACCCGCGCGTGCTCCGGGCGATGAGCACGCCGCTGGTGGGCCACCTCGATCCGTCGTTCGTCGAGATCATGGACGAGGTTCAGGAACTGTTGCGCTACACGTTCCGAACCGACAACCAGTGGACGATCCCGATCTCGGGGACCGGGTCGGCGGCCATGGAGGCCGCGATTGGCAACGTCGTCGAGCCGGGGGACACCATGCTGGTGCCCACGAACGGCTACTTCGGCGGCCGCATGGCGTCGATGGCCCGCCGAGCCGGCGGCGAGGTCGTCGAGGTCGACGCGCCGTGGGGAAAGCCCCTCGATCCCGACGACGTCGCGGACGCGCTGGCCGAACACGATCCCGACGTCTTCGGGTTCGTCCACGCGGAGACGAGCACTGGCGTCGTTCAGCCCGACGTTCCCGAACTGACGGCGGCAGCCCACGATCACGACGCGCTCGTCATCGCTGACACCGTCACCTCCCTTGGCGGCGTAGAGCTACGGGTCGATGAGTGGGATATCGACGTCGCCTACTCGGGCCCCCAGAAGTGTCTCTCCTGTCCGCCCGGCGCCAGCCCCCTCACGCTCTCGGACGAGGCCATGGACAAGGTCCTCGCGCGCGACGAAGAGCCCCGCTCGTGGTACCTCGATCTCTCCCTGCTCGAGGGCTACTGGGGCGACGAGCGATCCTATCACCACACGGCGCCGGTCACGAACGTCTACGCGCTCCGGGAGGCGCTCCGGCTGGTCGCCGAGGAGGGAATCGAAGAGCGCTGGGCGCGCCACGAGCGACTGGCCGGCGCGCTGAAAGCCGGCGTCGAGGGAATGGGTCTGGAGATGAACGCCCCAGACGAGTACTGGCTTCCCAGCTTGAACGCCGTCCGCGTCCCCGACGGCATCGATGACGGCGCGGTCTGTGACGCCTTGCTCGAGCAGTACGATCTCGAGATCGCCAGCGGGCTGGGCGATCTGGACGGCGAGATCTTCCGGATCGGCTGTATGGGACACTCCGCGCGTCCGGAGAACGTCATCTACGTCGTGACGGCGCTGGGCGATGTTCTCGAGTCGATGGGTGCGGACGTCGATCCCGGCGCCGGCGTGTCGGCGACTCGAGACGCACTGTAG
- a CDS encoding universal stress protein, producing MSLVVVPVRYPLSKRSKRTLERAIEIAREREAALTVLHVDLYQNGRKVTRVDLKTAVERTFGHLENARYVVRTGFLVEESILDEVAAEEADAVVIGSQQASRLRRLFRRFTDNPNIDQYLRSHLDCEVITVEGARA from the coding sequence ATGTCGCTGGTCGTCGTCCCCGTTCGGTATCCCCTGTCGAAACGCTCCAAACGCACGCTCGAGCGAGCTATCGAGATCGCTCGCGAGCGGGAGGCGGCGCTGACGGTCCTCCACGTCGATCTCTATCAGAACGGGCGGAAAGTGACGCGGGTCGACCTGAAAACCGCCGTCGAGCGGACGTTCGGCCACCTCGAGAACGCCCGCTACGTCGTGCGGACGGGCTTTCTCGTCGAGGAGAGCATCCTCGACGAGGTGGCGGCGGAGGAAGCCGACGCGGTCGTCATCGGCAGCCAGCAGGCGAGCCGACTGCGCCGGCTCTTCCGGCGCTTTACCGACAACCCGAATATCGACCAGTATCTGCGGAGCCACCTCGACTGCGAGGTCATTACGGTCGAAGGCGCCCGCGCGTAG
- a CDS encoding dodecin, protein MVFKKITLIGTSTESFDDAADDAIDRAEDTLQNLYWIEVDELGVELASVEERQYQAEVTVAFELEE, encoded by the coding sequence ATGGTCTTCAAAAAGATCACCCTGATCGGTACGAGCACGGAGAGCTTCGACGACGCCGCCGACGACGCGATCGACCGTGCGGAGGACACCCTGCAGAACCTCTACTGGATCGAAGTCGACGAACTCGGCGTCGAACTCGCCAGCGTCGAGGAGCGACAGTACCAGGCGGAAGTGACCGTCGCCTTCGAACTCGAGGAGTAG